In Glycine max cultivar Williams 82 chromosome 10, Glycine_max_v4.0, whole genome shotgun sequence, the DNA window ctcaacaaaaaaaaaaaaaaaacacacacacacacacacaaaaataactGTTGTAAACACATATATGATATTTCTAGCTATATATCAAACTTATTACATAGCTATCTTAAGAAttgatgttttctttgatattttaaagtaatatataATTCGAGACAGAGAGGGAAAAGAGTGAAAATTAAGTCATCCTGATCCAAAGTTAAAGCAttctctcaagtctcaactcTCGAGCTTCAACATAAACTACCAAGACAATTACTCGGATGTCATATAAACGAAGAACTATTTACAACAGCCAATTGTATCCACTTagtattgaatgaaaggtttgGATAATATGCGTGGAATTCTaagttcaaattttattatcatcCTTGTTGCacactaatattttttacaacaatCAAGCACAAGATCTTTACACTGAATTCGCAGCTAGATGTGCTATCAGTCGACAGTTGAGACAGTTTCATTTTTTACATACAGAAATATCAGTATACCATTGGAGAATCCATGGCTGAACTGAAGTAATCGAAACTGTATATCTTCATAACTTAATTATTCGTCAACGGGTCACAATTCACAAACCCAGTAGTAATAAACTAATAACAATGAAACCCGAAGAAGCGTTATCTACATAACAAGAGATAAATAAGCACAAAagctcaaaaacaaaaattaggaaGCTAAGCTACcaattatgaatatattttcctccttttcctcACTTATATACACTATGATGGTTTCTAGTCAATGTAAAATCTCAAACACAAAACCTCCATGTACCTCTTGAatcgtttttttatttttagtattggTGGATGGGGATGATTTTGATGACAAGGCCGGGGAAAACATCATCGGGATCATGGATATGTGGGTTCCGCTCCACGATAAACGGGTCATTGCACATGTCACTGATGGTGTGCAGGGTCTCCCCTTCTCCCACAACGTATATTTCATCACACGGTCGTTGACGGAGGTTGTTCCCTTTTATAGGCTCACCTTCTTCTTCTGCCATGGTGCTTTCCCTTATTGACCCCAACAGTATCATGGCCAGCAATACCATGGCACAGTACCACGATGCTGAATCTGCAGCAGAGGAACCCATGTTCAAGTTAATTATGTTCTATCACAAATGGAATTGAATATGGGTCTGAATAACAAGTACAAGTCTCGACTATATATAGGTATATTATAACAATGTAATGTAATGTGTATgtctatattaattaattaattgtgggTTTAGTTGAAATTTGTGGAGTGGATTAGGGTGTAAATTTCAGCCTCGTGGAAATTTTGGGTTATGTGAA includes these proteins:
- the LOC100500258 gene encoding uncharacterized protein LOC100500258 precursor, yielding MGSSAADSASWYCAMVLLAMILLGSIRESTMAEEEGEPIKGNNLRQRPCDEIYVVGEGETLHTISDMCNDPFIVERNPHIHDPDDVFPGLVIKIIPIHQY